The DNA sequence GCTGACGTTTGGTCTGCTGTCGCCCAATAAGGGCATTGAAACGGTGATCAAGGCGTTGCCGGAGATCACGGCGGAATTTCCAGATGTGGTTTACATCGTGCTGGGCGCCACGCACCCGAATGAACTACGCACACGGGGTGACGCGTACCGCCAGCAACTGGAAGCGCTGGTGAAGCAGAGTGGGGTCGAGAACAACGTCCTGTTCGCGAATCGCTTTGTCCCCTTGAAAGAGCTAACTGAGTTCATCGGGGCGGCTGATCTCTACATCACTCCCTATCTGGACGAGGCACAGATCACATCGGGCACCCTGGCTTATGCGTTCGGAGCAGGCAAGGCGGTGATTTCGACACCTTACTGGCACGCCGCCGAGCTATTGAAGGACCAGCGGGGTGTACTGGTCCCGTTTGGGAATCCCATGGCGATTGCCGGGGCGGCGAAGGAACTGCTGCGCGATGGGGCGCGATGGAACGCCATGCGCCGGCGGGCCTATGGACTGGGGCGCGACATGATCTGGAGCAGCACGGCTCGGCGGTATATGCAGTCATTCCTGCTGGCGCGACGTCCGGCGATGAAGGCGCTCCACGCGGTAGCTCAGGGTGCGGTGCGCGATCACCGGGAGCATGGCATGCCGCAGTTCAACCTGGAACCGCCCTGGCAAGAGACGGATTCAACAGGGGCTGGCCGATGGTAAGGGTTCAGTGACGTACACGTTCCTTGACATGACGATAAGCGACGGACATGGAATGCCTGATAGACAATGCCGCTCCACGTTTTGGCGGTCTGGGGTATGCCGATGAGCCAGTTGACGTCCGACGCAGCAATCGAAGCCACGCGGGACCACCGCCCGCTGGGCGCCGTCGTTGTGGCACATCCCGATGACGAGATTCTTTGGTGTGGCGGTTTCCTGCTCACTCATCCCGAATTCCACTGGCGCATAGTAACTCTCAGCAGGGCACTCGACGTGGACCGGGCGCCCAAGTTCCGTCGTATTCTGCGGCGATTTGAAGCAGATGGAGAGATGGCTGATCTTGATGATGGTCCGGACCAGACGCCGTTGCCGGAGGAACAACTCAACGGAACCGTCGCCAGACTGGTGGGTGGCGACAGATACGACTTAATTGTGACGCACGGCGCGATGGGTGAGTACTCCACGCACAGGCGGCATTCGGAATGTTGCAAGGCTGTAGCCGCGCAGTGGGCGGCCGGGATTATCGATACGCGGCGCTTGTGGATGTTCGCGTATACGGACTGCGGGCGGGCCTACCTGCCGCGCGTGCGGGCGGATGCCGATTGGCGGGATGTGCTGCCGGGTGACATCTGGCTGGAAAAACGCCGGCTCATCACCGAAATCTATGGATTTGCCCCCGATAGCTGGGAAGCACGAACCACCCCAAGGGAGGAAGGGTTCTGGTGCTTTGATTCCACGAAGGGTGTCGAGGAGCGTCTGGCGGAACGAGGTCAGGAACGATGAAAGTGCTTGTATTGACGGAGTACCCGCCATCAGCGGCGGGTCTCGCGACGCAGGGCGAGCTATTCTGCCGAGGCTTGCTGGACGCAGGCGCGGATGTCCATCCCGTGCATTTCGAGTCGCCGCAGGAGAAGGAGTGGTACTACCGCTGGTTCCGGCCTGATGTGGTGGTCGGCATCGGGTTCTGGGGTCACGTTCCGCACCTGGTCCTTCACCCGCAGCAGTTCGGGATGACCGCCGTTCCATGGCTGGTGGCGGATGGCTACGTAGCGGCGCATCACGACGTGCTGGATGCGCTACCGTTGGTCCTCGTTACCTCCAATTGGGTAAAGGAGACATACATCCGTGATGGTCTCAGCGGGCACAACATCGAGGTTCTGCCTGTGGGCTGCGACACTGATTCCTTCATCCCGCGCGGCGCCGATGACCCGAAGGTCCACTCCATCCGTGAGGCGTTGGGCGTGGGCGATGGCCAGCAGATGATCCTGACCGTGGGCGGAGATGCCGCTTCGAAAGGCGCGCAGGAAGTCATGCGGGCGCTGGCACTCATCCGGAGCGAGGCGCCGGCCTGGAAATATGTGTGCAAAGTCTGGCCGCAGCCTCGCACCGTGCAGCAGAATCTGGCGGACCTGCAACTAGCCGCCCAACTGGGCATCGACGAGAACGTGACCTATTCCACCAATGTGGTCTCCCACAACTTCATGCCTTACCTGCTGGACGCCTGCGACATCTACGCCGCGCCATCGCGTCTGGAGGGTTTCGGGATGCTTCAAGTGGAGGCCAATGCCTGCGGCAAACCGGTGGTGGCCGTTCGCGCCATGGCATTCCTGGATACCCTGGTCCACTGCGAAACGGCGTTTCTGGCTGAGGTGGCCGAGGAGATCAAGATCACAGAGGGGATCTTTGGAGAAGGACACGGCATCGACACCGGCCATCGAGTCGTGTTCCCCTGCCCACGCACCGTGGAGTATCGGGCCAGCGTCGAGGATATCGCCAAGTACCTTTTGGACCTCATGCGGGACGAAGGTCTGCGGCGGCAGATGGGTGAGGCCGGGCGGCGGCGGGTCGTCGAGCGTTTTGACTATCGCCGCGTGGCCAGGCGTTTCCTGGAGATTGTCTCCGACCGGCTTGGGATCCAGTGAACAGCAGACTGCGAGGCGCATACTCCAATGGATGACAGATCAACAACAGTCGTCGACCGAGCCAAGGAGGCAGCTCTTCGCGTAC is a window from the uncultured Paludibaculum sp. genome containing:
- a CDS encoding glycosyltransferase family 4 protein; translated protein: MEETRTVQKIAFVGDHIPRKCGIATFTSDLLGAIASTHPSSECRAVSVTDLQGEYKYPEVVRFEIDEQDEHSYVKAAQFLNDSEVEVVCVQHEFGIYGGPAGAYLLSLLARLEAPAVTTLHTVLRQPNTDQRRVMQEIVDRSARLVVMTERGQSILQETYQAPRAKIDLIPHGIPDVPFVEPEFYKGQFGLSGRRVLLTFGLLSPNKGIETVIKALPEITAEFPDVVYIVLGATHPNELRTRGDAYRQQLEALVKQSGVENNVLFANRFVPLKELTEFIGAADLYITPYLDEAQITSGTLAYAFGAGKAVISTPYWHAAELLKDQRGVLVPFGNPMAIAGAAKELLRDGARWNAMRRRAYGLGRDMIWSSTARRYMQSFLLARRPAMKALHAVAQGAVRDHREHGMPQFNLEPPWQETDSTGAGRW
- a CDS encoding glycosyltransferase family 4 protein encodes the protein MKVLVLTEYPPSAAGLATQGELFCRGLLDAGADVHPVHFESPQEKEWYYRWFRPDVVVGIGFWGHVPHLVLHPQQFGMTAVPWLVADGYVAAHHDVLDALPLVLVTSNWVKETYIRDGLSGHNIEVLPVGCDTDSFIPRGADDPKVHSIREALGVGDGQQMILTVGGDAASKGAQEVMRALALIRSEAPAWKYVCKVWPQPRTVQQNLADLQLAAQLGIDENVTYSTNVVSHNFMPYLLDACDIYAAPSRLEGFGMLQVEANACGKPVVAVRAMAFLDTLVHCETAFLAEVAEEIKITEGIFGEGHGIDTGHRVVFPCPRTVEYRASVEDIAKYLLDLMRDEGLRRQMGEAGRRRVVERFDYRRVARRFLEIVSDRLGIQ